A region from the Bacillus sp. Marseille-P3661 genome encodes:
- a CDS encoding glycosyltransferase family 39 protein, which translates to MINKKLNRIKREKIISLLLFLGILFVVINRFYYIGTYAATWDQVDFALALERFDIRMMQPHFPGYPIFVWGGMVVNKWFADPVAALVIFNKIMMGLSAVPMFFIAKRYFKIQYSLLAVLMWQTFPYMNVLSSMPMSEAAAISMLWWFLWSVLLALDKNHFLYQIFPLLFFGLLLGTRLSYLAFGLMIIGLWFIYWKRSVHKNKWIKMVTLFILAVLFQLGWVSALLVSEGNLEGFFSLAFSFTNGHFNEWGGAVTEDKTPLFSRLLTLIGHNLIWVGLTGKSIVVLVGFSIIALLLGYKKVSMNGAQKAFYCLLAAGTFAYFLWALFAQNIDKPRHIAPLLIFIGFWLLLKMNVVKHLKGTTIVLLSLIIYQFFIGNQYMHIQEHELPATYQLSQYLEKQKGPVLVFAWEETRIMEYLEVQFNYERVWTYELFQQLVKEYGHQKVFVTGHVIEGFKSQGINVEKSVIKRAEFTSQELFDPVYHHLVLYEWKN; encoded by the coding sequence ATGATAAATAAAAAGCTTAATAGGATTAAAAGAGAGAAGATTATCAGTTTGCTGCTCTTTCTAGGTATATTATTTGTAGTGATTAATCGTTTCTATTACATAGGTACATATGCTGCTACTTGGGATCAGGTTGACTTTGCTTTAGCGTTGGAACGTTTTGATATCCGAATGATGCAGCCGCATTTTCCTGGTTATCCTATTTTTGTTTGGGGTGGAATGGTTGTCAATAAATGGTTTGCTGATCCAGTTGCAGCGTTAGTGATCTTTAATAAAATTATGATGGGACTATCTGCAGTACCTATGTTTTTCATTGCCAAACGGTATTTTAAAATTCAATATAGTTTACTGGCTGTTTTAATGTGGCAAACGTTTCCTTATATGAACGTGCTTTCCTCAATGCCCATGTCTGAAGCTGCAGCTATTAGTATGCTATGGTGGTTTTTGTGGAGTGTTTTACTTGCCTTAGATAAAAATCATTTTTTATATCAAATATTCCCTTTATTATTCTTTGGTTTATTGTTGGGAACAAGGTTATCGTATCTAGCATTCGGGCTTATGATCATTGGGCTATGGTTCATTTATTGGAAGCGTAGTGTACATAAAAATAAATGGATAAAAATGGTAACCCTTTTCATATTGGCGGTACTTTTTCAATTAGGATGGGTAAGTGCTTTATTGGTATCAGAAGGAAACTTGGAAGGATTTTTTAGTCTAGCTTTTTCTTTTACTAATGGCCATTTTAATGAGTGGGGAGGAGCTGTGACTGAGGATAAAACCCCGCTTTTTAGCCGCTTACTTACTTTAATCGGTCATAACCTAATTTGGGTTGGACTAACGGGGAAATCAATAGTGGTATTGGTTGGATTTTCTATTATAGCATTATTGTTAGGTTACAAAAAGGTAAGTATGAACGGAGCTCAAAAAGCGTTTTATTGCTTGTTAGCAGCAGGTACATTCGCTTATTTTCTTTGGGCTCTTTTCGCCCAAAATATTGATAAACCGAGACACATTGCCCCATTACTAATTTTCATTGGATTTTGGTTACTATTAAAAATGAATGTTGTAAAACATTTAAAGGGTACTACTATTGTCTTGCTTTCATTAATAATTTATCAGTTTTTCATAGGAAACCAGTACATGCACATACAGGAACATGAACTTCCTGCAACCTATCAGCTTAGTCAATACTTAGAAAAACAAAAAGGCCCAGTCCTTGTATTTGCTTGGGAAGAAACGAGAATAATGGAATATCTTGAAGTGCAATTTAATTATGAAAGAGTTTGGACGTACGAATTATTTCAACAGCTCGTAAAGGAGTATGGCCATCAAAAAGTTTTTGTCACTGGCCATGTTATAGAAGGGTTTAAGAGCCAAGGAATTAATGTGGAAAAATCAGTAATAAAAAGAGCTGAGTTTACTTCTCAAGAATTATTTGATCCAGTATATCATCATCTTGTTTTATATGAATGGAAAAATTGA
- a CDS encoding glycosyltransferase family 2 protein has product MGSQQYIIVFLPAYNEEDSIQDVIKTIPRSFHPNVKVDVLLIDDGSTDRTVHIAKKAGVDFVVQKQKNEGLGAAVRTGLKKAYELGADIAVMIDADNEYPAKQIPDLLAPIFEGKADYTMGSRFLGSIQGMKIHRRLGNYFFTMLQSLLLRTWIYDGQSGMRAFSRQAMENAEIIHNYNYAQVITLNLVRKGFRVQEVPIQYHVRTKGQSFIKFKAYITSVFPAINKEMRRPVQKVNIDQTAHLLTKSMGYKKVNDL; this is encoded by the coding sequence ATGGGAAGTCAACAATATATAATCGTATTTTTACCAGCTTATAATGAAGAAGATTCGATTCAAGACGTCATTAAAACTATTCCGCGGTCATTTCACCCGAATGTAAAGGTTGACGTCTTGTTAATAGATGACGGTTCGACGGATCGAACAGTCCATATTGCCAAAAAAGCCGGTGTAGATTTTGTAGTTCAGAAACAAAAAAATGAAGGCTTAGGTGCAGCGGTTCGAACTGGTTTGAAAAAGGCTTATGAACTTGGTGCAGATATAGCGGTTATGATTGATGCGGATAACGAATATCCAGCCAAACAAATTCCGGATCTATTAGCACCGATCTTTGAGGGGAAAGCAGATTATACAATGGGTTCAAGATTTCTTGGATCCATTCAAGGGATGAAAATTCATCGGCGGTTAGGTAATTACTTCTTTACGATGCTGCAATCGCTATTGCTAAGAACGTGGATCTACGATGGTCAATCGGGCATGCGGGCATTTAGTCGACAAGCGATGGAGAATGCTGAGATTATACATAATTATAATTACGCTCAAGTTATTACTCTGAATTTAGTGCGAAAAGGTTTTCGTGTTCAAGAAGTACCCATTCAATATCATGTACGTACAAAAGGACAGTCTTTTATTAAATTCAAGGCTTATATCACATCTGTTTTTCCAGCCATTAATAAAGAGATGAGACGTCCAGTTCAAAAAGTGAACATTGATCAAACTGCACATCTTCTTACAAAGTCAATGGGCTACAAAAAAGTAAATGATTTGTAA
- a CDS encoding alkaline phosphatase family protein has protein sequence MKHASKFEKVAARCWNLLNEGKPFTPIFVLGTMCIFQFSQLESLDWTALLVSLLLVIPFFTIYFIYDFPLFLRNYLWIPIVIFLIIWNEVNIPLLLFAIGLYFFFTVFFWGTFYYHLRIGTSWLNFTRFWKLVLKNSDSTSGNAQEQLPKFLLLLGLWDYFYRQNTMIGMDLSLIYFSLVASLGILLFAWILHYNLFDWKPKPYTDYTNNIPATTQALNEKVIVIVVDGMRKERFAEAHTPFMDHLKNTGTEYTNMETVYPARTVVCFSSMFTGTYPFEHGITSNMVWKLGIKVESIFDSLRKIGKKGRLLGIAHLVDSFGDDVDTVTAVMKNDVADKNIIEGAKRIMAVQDPDLFIVQLIGTDQTGHSRGVLYDEYIEKIEEADKLINNFVDWLAVNGKMENTTLIICADHGQADGIGGHGHLDEGERFVPFFMNGPHIQSGQKIEDKHSLVSMAPTLAYLLGAPYPSHSRGPVLTEAIKGNQDGKSTIYNRIFTSL, from the coding sequence ATGAAACATGCATCCAAATTTGAAAAAGTTGCCGCACGGTGTTGGAATCTATTAAATGAGGGAAAACCATTCACTCCTATTTTTGTGCTTGGTACGATGTGTATATTTCAGTTTAGTCAGTTAGAAAGTCTTGACTGGACTGCGTTACTGGTTAGTTTACTGTTAGTCATCCCTTTTTTTACAATTTATTTTATCTATGACTTTCCATTATTTCTCAGAAATTATCTTTGGATTCCTATTGTTATATTTCTAATTATATGGAATGAAGTAAACATTCCATTACTTTTGTTTGCAATCGGACTATATTTCTTTTTTACAGTTTTCTTTTGGGGAACATTTTACTATCACTTACGCATAGGAACATCTTGGCTAAACTTTACGCGTTTTTGGAAACTAGTTTTAAAGAATAGTGATTCAACAAGTGGCAATGCACAAGAGCAACTGCCTAAGTTTCTATTACTTTTAGGTTTATGGGATTATTTTTATAGACAGAATACAATGATCGGTATGGATCTTTCATTGATTTATTTCAGTTTGGTAGCGAGTTTAGGAATACTGCTATTCGCATGGATTTTGCATTATAACTTATTTGATTGGAAACCCAAACCATATACGGACTATACCAATAATATCCCTGCTACAACTCAAGCTTTAAATGAGAAAGTGATTGTAATTGTTGTCGATGGAATGAGAAAAGAACGGTTTGCTGAAGCGCATACTCCGTTTATGGATCACCTAAAGAACACAGGAACAGAGTATACCAATATGGAAACGGTCTATCCTGCTCGGACGGTGGTCTGTTTTTCATCAATGTTTACCGGTACCTATCCGTTTGAACATGGCATTACCTCTAATATGGTTTGGAAATTAGGGATCAAAGTAGAAAGTATTTTTGATTCTTTAAGAAAAATAGGGAAAAAAGGTAGATTACTAGGAATTGCCCACCTCGTAGATTCATTCGGAGATGATGTGGATACGGTTACAGCAGTGATGAAAAATGATGTGGCTGATAAAAACATTATCGAAGGTGCTAAAAGAATTATGGCGGTACAGGATCCTGACCTTTTTATCGTGCAGCTGATCGGAACGGATCAAACAGGTCATAGTCGCGGTGTCCTATATGATGAATATATTGAAAAAATCGAGGAAGCTGACAAGTTGATCAACAACTTTGTCGATTGGCTTGCAGTCAATGGAAAAATGGAAAATACGACATTAATCATCTGTGCAGATCATGGACAGGCTGATGGAATTGGCGGACACGGTCATTTAGATGAAGGTGAACGATTTGTTCCTTTCTTTATGAATGGACCGCACATTCAATCAGGACAAAAAATTGAAGACAAACATAGTCTAGTATCTATGGCACCAACATTGGCTTATCTGTTAGGTGCGCCATATCCAAGCCATTCAAGAGGTCCAGTACTTACAGAAGCGATAAAGGGGAATCAAGATGGGAAGTCAACAATATATAATCGTATTTTTACCAGCTTATAA
- a CDS encoding lysylphosphatidylglycerol synthase transmembrane domain-containing protein: MGKTIFRVLIFTSSFVLFVSFILLLVRHLNYQLLVEQSGKLLKSPFLLLVITLCYLLAFILRAIGWKLYLNNTISVRVYVSALFYSLFFNHLFPFKAGEVVRVGVMTHHKEITLDQSIHSVFVMRLLDLCILGFFSAVGAFWLGVYLDFSYAIYSVITFVIGCVILIVLYCLKYSFLQKHFMLIKEIFQSSRGLVIFMLVMLSWVLESVVIYGVVQTSGHQMDLLQATWVNSLTVASSIFQFAPGGFASYESVMSFALVQFKVDWEQAFNLAIITHGYKYLFSYVSGLVAVLLFPIKWSVIKSWFKKKGAAK; the protein is encoded by the coding sequence ATGGGCAAAACAATATTTCGAGTTCTAATCTTTACAAGTAGTTTCGTATTGTTTGTTAGTTTTATCCTCCTATTAGTGCGACATTTGAATTATCAATTGTTGGTAGAACAATCTGGAAAACTGTTAAAAAGCCCTTTTCTCCTTCTTGTCATCACACTTTGTTATTTGCTTGCATTTATCCTGCGTGCAATCGGATGGAAGCTATACTTGAACAATACTATATCTGTAAGAGTGTATGTAAGTGCTCTTTTTTATAGCCTTTTTTTTAATCATCTTTTTCCATTTAAAGCTGGCGAAGTTGTTAGAGTAGGGGTGATGACACACCATAAGGAGATCACTCTAGACCAGTCTATTCATTCTGTATTTGTTATGAGATTGCTAGATTTGTGTATATTAGGATTCTTTTCAGCGGTTGGAGCTTTCTGGTTAGGTGTGTACCTTGATTTTTCATATGCGATCTATAGTGTCATCACTTTTGTGATAGGTTGTGTCATTCTCATCGTTTTATATTGTTTAAAATATTCGTTTTTACAAAAACATTTTATGTTGATTAAGGAAATCTTTCAGTCATCACGTGGTCTAGTCATTTTTATGCTTGTCATGCTAAGTTGGGTACTTGAGTCCGTTGTTATTTATGGTGTTGTCCAAACTTCAGGACATCAAATGGATCTTTTACAAGCTACTTGGGTAAATAGTCTTACTGTTGCATCTTCAATTTTTCAGTTCGCACCAGGTGGATTTGCCTCCTATGAAAGCGTAATGAGTTTTGCCCTTGTGCAATTTAAAGTAGATTGGGAGCAAGCTTTTAATCTTGCAATCATCACACATGGATATAAATATTTATTTTCCTATGTATCAGGATTAGTTGCAGTTTTATTATTTCCTATTAAATGGTCAGTCATCAAGAGTTGGTTTAAGAAGAAAGGAGCAGCAAAATGA
- a CDS encoding NAD-dependent epimerase/dehydratase family protein produces the protein MHVLITGGGGFIGGHVIEMLCSQNHQVTIVDNLDPYYDIQQKVDHLQQVSKKGSTFEFIKGDLLEEDFCKSVFSDSKFDAVIHLAAIPGVTYSIVDPHKYIDMDIKATVNVLKYSGEANVKHVLFASSSSVYGNQGAGPLAEIAANGNVVSPYAAAKYGAESFCHAYQSLYGFQLTILRFFTVYGPWGRPDMAIPKFIRKLIRNETIEVFGEGLARDFTYIEDIANGIRLALNHSRGIEIYNLGNGKPVSMERLLDHLKVRFPKMKQMRKPMRKGDVTITWSDITKAQQELGYKPMVSIEEGLDRTISWAKQYFEF, from the coding sequence ATGCATGTGTTGATTACTGGTGGTGGAGGGTTTATCGGTGGTCACGTGATCGAGATGCTGTGCTCCCAAAATCATCAAGTGACTATTGTTGATAATTTAGATCCGTATTACGATATTCAGCAAAAAGTAGATCATCTTCAACAAGTAAGTAAAAAAGGTTCTACTTTCGAGTTTATTAAAGGGGATCTTCTTGAGGAGGATTTTTGCAAAAGTGTTTTTTCCGACTCCAAGTTTGATGCAGTGATTCATTTAGCTGCCATTCCTGGGGTAACGTATTCTATCGTTGATCCGCATAAATATATTGATATGGACATTAAAGCAACCGTAAACGTATTAAAGTATAGCGGTGAAGCAAATGTAAAACATGTTCTATTTGCTTCATCTTCCTCTGTATATGGTAACCAAGGTGCGGGTCCATTAGCTGAGATTGCTGCTAATGGGAATGTAGTTTCTCCGTATGCGGCAGCAAAGTATGGCGCAGAATCATTTTGTCATGCTTATCAATCGTTATATGGTTTTCAATTGACGATACTACGTTTTTTTACTGTGTATGGCCCATGGGGTCGACCGGATATGGCTATTCCTAAGTTTATACGGAAGTTAATAAGGAATGAAACGATTGAGGTGTTCGGGGAGGGATTGGCTAGAGATTTTACATATATAGAAGATATTGCAAATGGAATAAGGCTAGCTCTCAATCACTCTAGAGGAATTGAAATATATAATTTAGGAAATGGAAAACCTGTATCCATGGAACGCTTGCTTGATCATTTAAAGGTAAGATTTCCAAAAATGAAACAAATGAGAAAGCCAATGAGAAAAGGCGATGTGACGATAACCTGGAGTGATATAACAAAAGCACAACAAGAATTGGGATATAAACCAATGGTCAGTATTGAAGAAGGATTAGATCGAACGATATCATGGGCAAAACAATATTTCGAGTTCTAA
- a CDS encoding FTR1 family iron permease gives MDLQAFIITFREALEALLIVGIIIIYLSKMQYSHWNKWVWVGVVLALVSSFGVALIFQVVLIGYGSMASQNYLRFTIMFISAGLLTHMILFIGQQNINFQSTIQSKVNHIITTGSIINMLIHSYLVVLREGIETVFFFAAISGGDIQKALSSWGALLGLLSAAAVAYYFFKGTKKVPLGLFFKATSFLLALIAAGLIVQGIGVMQDLKLMGSLYKTPGGEIGEIYNIISFMPEHPIDEEQYIRDTSNHPLIGGGIGIFFKAFLGYTHNPSLEEFGAYWLYFLSVYILLARKRKKVQQSTTVNKEQKIV, from the coding sequence GTGGACCTTCAGGCGTTTATTATAACTTTTCGTGAAGCGCTAGAGGCATTATTAATTGTCGGTATTATTATTATTTATTTATCTAAAATGCAGTATTCGCATTGGAATAAATGGGTATGGGTTGGTGTTGTTCTTGCGCTTGTTTCAAGTTTCGGTGTAGCCCTCATCTTCCAAGTAGTCTTGATAGGGTATGGGTCAATGGCCAGCCAAAACTATCTTCGATTTACAATTATGTTTATTTCAGCGGGCTTACTGACACATATGATCTTGTTTATTGGCCAACAAAATATTAACTTTCAATCTACTATTCAATCAAAGGTAAATCATATTATTACAACCGGCAGTATTATTAATATGCTTATACATTCGTATCTTGTCGTTCTCCGTGAAGGAATAGAGACTGTCTTTTTCTTTGCAGCTATAAGTGGTGGCGATATTCAAAAAGCCCTATCGAGCTGGGGAGCGTTATTAGGTTTACTATCTGCAGCTGCAGTAGCGTATTACTTTTTTAAAGGAACGAAAAAGGTTCCATTAGGTCTTTTCTTTAAAGCAACTTCATTTCTGCTTGCACTTATTGCTGCAGGATTAATCGTCCAAGGGATTGGTGTTATGCAAGATTTGAAGTTAATGGGAAGCTTATATAAAACACCTGGCGGGGAAATCGGTGAAATTTACAATATTATATCGTTTATGCCGGAACATCCGATTGATGAAGAACAATATATCCGTGATACGAGTAATCACCCACTAATCGGTGGTGGTATTGGGATTTTCTTTAAGGCGTTTCTTGGATATACGCATAATCCATCTCTCGAAGAATTTGGAGCGTATTGGTTATACTTTTTATCCGTGTACATTTTATTGGCAAGAAAAAGAAAGAAAGTTCAACAATCTACAACGGTTAACAAAGAACAAAAAATTGTGTAG
- a CDS encoding LysM peptidoglycan-binding domain-containing protein, whose protein sequence is MNKKKLISATLALSIGLSGTYAIAPFANETKAAEAAVEQAFKVKTDVSVQKNQLASFEEIKALFAEDQVDLAKVKAYYDEHFKMAVQERDVVAAENITALLELGVQGEATVGQVKQAVDKGLQWFFYNEVRHFDREAGTALADGNIQLANENLDKAITLFEGSVLVTAGKRDNNFGTLTQDFFENIAIPGMRTAIENKDVTNFHVWRQYFEKTMMKVFVLATTRYANVIPEDYAKGDTETLKAHLAEGYFFFMPIHDYLVSGNKEAADSIKNAFGSGDGAAVKAIEIEKWLMQAITTKVNGYIDSAIHKDLAAGDKAKALIHAAEGNAFASQLEVFINDELGKNAYSTLQTYGENFFNAVKANDADKAEQYGKEMKSLLDQLSGNQLANFETMKSFFSTEEVDLSEVQAFYEENFAELVKARNSQINDEITLMLKAGVDGEATSGQVKQAVDKGLQWYFYEEINDLVRNGAGKALEEGNKQQALIALDRALTLFEGSVYITAGKRDNDFGTLTQDFLGNVAVTGLKQAIDTGDVTTFNVYRQYFQKTMMKVFVLATTRYAHKVPEDHAKGDVATEKAHLAEGYFFFMPIHNYLAGGDKEASDSIRASFGSGDGANVNGDQIEKWLTNAITAKVNEYIDSAINKDLATGDQSKALIHAAEGNAFASMLEVFINENLGKETYVSLQTHGEKFYKAVQANDVAAATKHGEEIIKIITQLDHGTSSKVSEKENVKSIKQQEVIPTDKKTTSTTNDIVYTVKKGDTLSEIGVEYGIHWKELAEYNKLENPSLILIGQQILIPSK, encoded by the coding sequence ATGAATAAGAAGAAGTTAATTTCTGCTACTCTTGCACTTTCAATCGGCTTAAGTGGTACATACGCGATTGCACCATTTGCAAATGAAACCAAAGCTGCTGAGGCTGCTGTAGAGCAGGCATTTAAAGTTAAAACAGATGTTTCTGTTCAAAAAAATCAGCTTGCTAGTTTTGAAGAAATTAAGGCGCTTTTTGCTGAGGATCAAGTGGATTTAGCAAAAGTAAAGGCATACTATGATGAACATTTTAAAATGGCTGTCCAAGAAAGAGATGTGGTTGCAGCTGAAAATATTACAGCTTTATTAGAATTAGGTGTTCAAGGGGAAGCAACTGTTGGGCAAGTAAAACAGGCTGTTGATAAAGGGCTGCAATGGTTTTTTTATAACGAAGTAAGACATTTTGATCGTGAAGCAGGAACAGCTCTTGCTGATGGAAATATCCAATTAGCAAATGAGAATTTAGATAAAGCGATCACTTTGTTTGAAGGATCTGTACTAGTTACTGCTGGAAAACGAGATAACAATTTTGGCACGTTAACGCAGGACTTTTTCGAGAATATTGCAATTCCAGGTATGAGAACAGCAATTGAAAACAAGGATGTAACCAACTTCCACGTTTGGCGCCAATACTTTGAAAAGACAATGATGAAAGTATTCGTTCTTGCCACAACTCGATATGCGAATGTAATTCCTGAAGATTATGCTAAAGGTGATACGGAGACATTAAAAGCTCATTTAGCAGAAGGATATTTCTTCTTTATGCCGATCCATGATTACTTAGTATCAGGGAATAAAGAAGCTGCGGATAGCATTAAAAACGCTTTCGGAAGCGGTGATGGTGCAGCTGTTAAGGCAATTGAAATTGAAAAGTGGTTAATGCAAGCGATTACAACTAAAGTGAACGGCTATATCGATAGTGCTATACATAAGGATTTAGCAGCAGGTGACAAAGCAAAAGCATTAATACATGCAGCAGAAGGCAACGCATTTGCTAGCCAGCTTGAAGTTTTTATTAACGACGAACTAGGAAAGAATGCTTATTCAACATTACAAACTTATGGTGAAAATTTCTTTAATGCTGTAAAAGCGAATGATGCGGACAAAGCGGAACAATATGGTAAAGAAATGAAGAGCTTGCTAGATCAGCTTAGCGGTAATCAACTTGCAAACTTTGAAACTATGAAAAGCTTTTTCTCAACTGAAGAGGTTGATTTAAGTGAAGTGCAAGCGTTCTACGAAGAAAATTTCGCAGAATTAGTGAAGGCGAGAAATTCACAAATTAACGATGAAATTACGTTAATGTTAAAAGCAGGTGTGGACGGAGAAGCAACTTCAGGGCAAGTGAAACAAGCGGTTGATAAAGGTCTGCAATGGTATTTTTATGAGGAGATCAACGATTTAGTTCGCAATGGAGCAGGAAAGGCCTTAGAAGAAGGCAATAAACAGCAAGCTCTAATTGCATTAGACCGTGCCTTAACTTTATTTGAAGGTTCTGTTTATATAACGGCTGGAAAACGAGATAACGATTTCGGAACACTAACGCAAGACTTTTTAGGAAATGTGGCAGTAACTGGACTTAAACAAGCGATTGACACAGGAGATGTGACTACTTTTAATGTATATCGCCAGTATTTCCAAAAAACAATGATGAAGGTATTTGTTCTTGCAACAACGAGATATGCACATAAAGTACCTGAGGATCATGCTAAAGGTGACGTTGCAACTGAAAAAGCGCATTTAGCAGAAGGATATTTCTTCTTTATGCCAATTCATAATTACTTAGCAGGCGGAGATAAGGAAGCGTCTGATAGTATCAGAGCGTCATTTGGCAGCGGTGATGGAGCAAATGTAAATGGCGATCAAATCGAAAAATGGTTGACAAATGCGATTACAGCAAAAGTAAACGAGTATATTGATTCTGCTATAAATAAAGATTTAGCAACAGGAGATCAAAGTAAAGCGTTAATCCATGCTGCAGAAGGAAATGCATTTGCTAGCATGCTTGAAGTGTTTATCAATGAAAACTTAGGTAAGGAAACATATGTATCCTTACAAACACATGGTGAAAAATTCTATAAAGCTGTTCAAGCAAACGATGTAGCAGCGGCTACAAAACATGGTGAAGAAATTATCAAAATTATTACACAACTAGATCATGGCACATCTTCTAAAGTATCTGAAAAAGAAAATGTAAAGTCAATTAAACAGCAAGAAGTAATTCCAACAGATAAGAAGACTACTTCAACAACTAATGATATCGTCTACACTGTGAAAAAAGGAGATACACTTTCAGAGATTGGTGTCGAGTATGGCATCCACTGGAAAGAGCTTGCAGAATATAATAAATTAGAAAACCCTAGTCTTATTTTGATCGGCCAACAGATTTTAATTCCTTCAAAATAA
- a CDS encoding TetR/AcrR family transcriptional regulator produces the protein MAIAEDKKEVIIENAVAVFAENGYYKATTKMVAKAAGVTQPYVFHFFENKEELFKTVIDRAFGRIYDTFAEIQAPADQLIETMGRGFEQIMRTHRDEVLMVMQAHAIAEPGIRQHVQNLFLTMYDSLSSKFEKVGIPNAKETAAHFIGTGLLITVAEVLELPQLINNNC, from the coding sequence ATGGCAATTGCAGAAGATAAAAAGGAAGTCATTATTGAAAATGCTGTAGCCGTATTCGCTGAAAATGGATATTACAAGGCAACGACCAAAATGGTTGCCAAAGCAGCAGGGGTGACACAGCCCTATGTGTTTCACTTTTTTGAGAATAAGGAAGAATTATTCAAGACAGTGATTGACCGTGCGTTCGGAAGAATTTATGATACTTTTGCAGAAATACAGGCACCAGCCGATCAATTAATTGAAACAATGGGACGTGGATTTGAACAAATCATGCGAACACATCGCGACGAGGTTTTGATGGTTATGCAAGCACATGCAATTGCAGAACCAGGAATTCGCCAACATGTTCAAAACCTATTTTTAACTATGTATGACTCTTTAAGCTCGAAGTTTGAAAAAGTAGGAATACCAAATGCAAAAGAAACGGCCGCACACTTTATAGGTACGGGTTTGTTGATTACCGTAGCAGAGGTATTGGAACTGCCACAATTAATTAATAATAATTGTTAA
- a CDS encoding acyl-CoA dehydrogenase family protein, with protein MSKLYVSNEINHSTSIEIIQEQIQQLVDQIIRPNADKLDRHHEFPKENLAALAAAGFNNILLPKSLGGPGVRDVYTAFSTIVEEIGRGCPSTALVYTMHVEATRIIFNHGNEDQWNRWLKPGRTGRIGTTSTSESATGGHYWYNFSEAERSGDGYLLNAEKSFTTSSGHADFYVVQTKSPNAQKPEDLSYFIINGHQEGIEPGEWDALGVKGNHSSPLKFNNVFVHEKDRIGEEGEGKYIVQNGTGYLIGLGSAWAGTAKGILDEVVAYATRKFHQDVNKSLTDYQVIRAQLAQAKIAVDSLQAWRRELASQLDQKQFENHQIVSEELSNQLLEFKVHASEVANLVAQIAMDVAGGYAYKKGTLERLYRDARAGIVMGPSNNLAREIIGKRLVGIPLNQWSKGTGTSTTL; from the coding sequence ATGTCGAAGTTATATGTAAGTAATGAAATCAATCATTCTACTTCAATTGAAATAATCCAGGAACAAATTCAGCAACTCGTAGATCAAATCATTCGTCCTAATGCAGACAAATTGGACCGTCATCATGAATTTCCGAAAGAAAATTTAGCAGCTTTAGCTGCTGCAGGTTTTAATAATATTCTTTTACCTAAAAGCTTAGGCGGACCCGGAGTAAGAGATGTGTATACGGCTTTTTCAACGATTGTTGAAGAAATAGGGCGTGGTTGTCCATCTACTGCACTTGTTTATACGATGCATGTAGAAGCTACACGAATTATCTTCAACCACGGAAATGAGGACCAATGGAATAGATGGCTAAAGCCAGGAAGGACAGGAAGGATTGGCACAACGTCTACAAGTGAAAGTGCAACAGGTGGTCATTATTGGTATAATTTTAGCGAAGCAGAGCGTAGTGGTGACGGTTATCTACTCAATGCCGAGAAGTCTTTTACGACGAGTAGTGGGCACGCTGATTTCTACGTTGTACAGACAAAATCACCTAATGCTCAAAAACCGGAAGACTTAAGTTATTTTATTATTAATGGTCATCAGGAAGGAATAGAGCCAGGGGAATGGGATGCACTTGGTGTAAAGGGAAATCATAGTTCGCCTCTAAAATTCAACAATGTGTTTGTTCATGAGAAAGACCGGATAGGAGAGGAGGGGGAAGGTAAATATATCGTTCAAAATGGCACCGGCTACCTTATTGGCTTAGGGTCAGCTTGGGCCGGTACAGCAAAAGGAATTCTAGATGAAGTGGTTGCATATGCAACAAGGAAATTTCACCAAGACGTCAATAAGAGCCTAACTGATTATCAAGTGATTCGAGCCCAGCTTGCTCAAGCAAAAATTGCAGTAGATAGCTTGCAGGCTTGGCGAAGGGAGCTTGCAAGTCAACTGGATCAAAAACAGTTTGAAAATCATCAAATAGTATCTGAGGAATTATCCAATCAGTTATTGGAGTTTAAGGTACATGCCTCAGAGGTTGCTAACCTAGTAGCACAAATTGCAATGGATGTCGCCGGTGGTTATGCATATAAAAAAGGTACACTTGAAAGATTATATCGTGATGCACGAGCTGGTATAGTTATGGGACCTTCAAATAATTTGGCGAGAGAAATAATTGGGAAAAGGCTTGTTGGTATTCCCTTAAATCAATGGTCCAAGGGGACAGGTACATCGACCACGTTATAG